A region from the Aphis gossypii isolate Hap1 chromosome 1, ASM2018417v2, whole genome shotgun sequence genome encodes:
- the LOC114128629 gene encoding E3 ubiquitin-protein ligase parkin isoform X1, protein MMYLLDCLLNFIRHVLDTIFARRINNSLLIFVKTNSGTVVPVGLDPKWEVRDVKEFVAPKLGMTPEELIIIFAGKELQDSELLEEYNLAEQTVLHAVKSRRRSFKCKPRVSTCIEEDEEFDDTKRAAVNFYVYCTSPCANITVGKIRVRCFKCKSGAFTLDSDPKNWNYVLKPKRITGHCEINQCTDGEVGWSEFYFKCSEHVTKGENDEAVALHLIRNNLHDIQCLACTDVRSKVFVYPCDDGHVTCLECFCEYAVSRLRERRFTFDYNLGYTLPCPAGCPNSLINQPYHFKALNKDHFEMYERFATEEYVLNNGGVLCPQPNCGAGILVDDDCNKVSCINGCGYVFCKKCLQGYHIGECLPKEEQLVIDITGYSVDPLLVSQSKWDDASKVKIKVSTKPCPKCRTATERDGGCMHMVCTRCSFPWCWLCQTEWTRECMSSHWFS, encoded by the exons ATGATGTATCTGTTGGATTGTCTATTGAATTTCATTCGTCATGTTCTAGACACGATATTCGCTAGGCGCATTAATAATTCGCTGTTAATATTCGTCAAGACCAATTCCGGTACTGTTGTACCCGTGGGATTGGACCCGAAATGGGAAGTCCGAGACGTCAAAGAATTTGTAGCCCCTAAATTGGGAATGACTCCTGAAGAG TTGATAATCATATTTGCGGGCAAAGAATTACAAGATTCAGAATTATTGGAAGAGTATAATCTAGCAGAACAGACTGTGTTACATGCCGTTAAGTCTAGACGTAGGTCATTTAAATGCAAGCCACGTGTATCCACATGTATCGAAGAAGACGAAGAATTTGATGATACAAAACGTGCAGCTGTAAACTTTTACGTATACTGTACTTCTCCTTGTGCCAATATAACTGTTGGCAAAATTCGTGTGagatgttttaaatgtaagaGTGGTGCATTTACCCTGGACAGTGATCCAAAAAACTGGAATTATGTGCTCAAACCTAAAAGAATTACTGGTCATTGTGAGATAAATCAGTGTaca GATGGAGAAGTAGGATGGTCAgagttttatttcaaatgttcTGAACATGTTACCAAAGGTGAAAATGATGAAGCAGTTGCACTACATTTGATTAGAAATAACCTACATGATATTCAATGTCTAGCTTGTACCGAtgttag atcaaAAGTATTTGTATATCCATGTGATGATGGGCATGTAACATGTTTAGAATGTTTTTGTGAGTATGCAGTTAGCCGACTTAGAGAAAGAAGATTCACTTTTGATTATAATCTTGGTTACACATTACCATGCCCAGCTGGTTGCCCTAACAGTTTAATTAACCAGCCTTATCATTTTAAAGCATTAAACAAAGATCAT tttgaaATGTATGAAAGGTTTGCCACTGAAgaatatgtacttaataatGGTGGTGTGTTATGTCCTCAACCTAATTGTGGTGCAGGTATACTTGTTGATGATGACTGTAACAAAGTATCATGTATTAATGGATGTGGG tatgtgTTTTGTAAGAAATGTCTCCAAGGTTATCATATTGGTGAATGTCTACCAAAAGAAGAACAATTAGTTATTGATATTACTGGTTATTCAGTTGACCCTTTATTAGTTTCACAG tctaAATGGGATGATGCAAGTAAAGTTAAGATCAAAGTTTCTACAAAACCTTGTCCAAAATGTCGTACAGCTACTGAAAGAgatg gaGGATGTATGCACATGGTATGTACACGATGTTCATTTCCTTGGTGTTGGTTGTGTCAAACAGAATGGACAAGAGAGTGTATGAGCAGCCACTGGTTcagttaa
- the LOC114128629 gene encoding E3 ubiquitin-protein ligase parkin isoform X2, with the protein MMYLLDCLLNFIRHVLDTIFARRINNSLLIFVKTNSGTVVPVGLDPKWEVRDVKEFVAPKLGMTPEELIIIFAGKELQDSELLEEYNLAEQTVLHAVKSRRRSFKCKPRVSTCIEEDEEFDDTKRAAVNFYVYCTSPCANITVGKIRVRCFKCKSGAFTLDSDPKNWNYVLKPKRITGHCEINQCTDGEVGWSEFYFKCSEHVTKGENDEAVALHLIRNNLHDIQCLACTDVRSKVFVYPCDDGHVTCLECFCEYAVSRLRERRFTFDYNLGYTLPCPAGCPNSLINQPYHFKALNKDHYVFCKKCLQGYHIGECLPKEEQLVIDITGYSVDPLLVSQSKWDDASKVKIKVSTKPCPKCRTATERDGGCMHMVCTRCSFPWCWLCQTEWTRECMSSHWFS; encoded by the exons ATGATGTATCTGTTGGATTGTCTATTGAATTTCATTCGTCATGTTCTAGACACGATATTCGCTAGGCGCATTAATAATTCGCTGTTAATATTCGTCAAGACCAATTCCGGTACTGTTGTACCCGTGGGATTGGACCCGAAATGGGAAGTCCGAGACGTCAAAGAATTTGTAGCCCCTAAATTGGGAATGACTCCTGAAGAG TTGATAATCATATTTGCGGGCAAAGAATTACAAGATTCAGAATTATTGGAAGAGTATAATCTAGCAGAACAGACTGTGTTACATGCCGTTAAGTCTAGACGTAGGTCATTTAAATGCAAGCCACGTGTATCCACATGTATCGAAGAAGACGAAGAATTTGATGATACAAAACGTGCAGCTGTAAACTTTTACGTATACTGTACTTCTCCTTGTGCCAATATAACTGTTGGCAAAATTCGTGTGagatgttttaaatgtaagaGTGGTGCATTTACCCTGGACAGTGATCCAAAAAACTGGAATTATGTGCTCAAACCTAAAAGAATTACTGGTCATTGTGAGATAAATCAGTGTaca GATGGAGAAGTAGGATGGTCAgagttttatttcaaatgttcTGAACATGTTACCAAAGGTGAAAATGATGAAGCAGTTGCACTACATTTGATTAGAAATAACCTACATGATATTCAATGTCTAGCTTGTACCGAtgttag atcaaAAGTATTTGTATATCCATGTGATGATGGGCATGTAACATGTTTAGAATGTTTTTGTGAGTATGCAGTTAGCCGACTTAGAGAAAGAAGATTCACTTTTGATTATAATCTTGGTTACACATTACCATGCCCAGCTGGTTGCCCTAACAGTTTAATTAACCAGCCTTATCATTTTAAAGCATTAAACAAAGATCAT tatgtgTTTTGTAAGAAATGTCTCCAAGGTTATCATATTGGTGAATGTCTACCAAAAGAAGAACAATTAGTTATTGATATTACTGGTTATTCAGTTGACCCTTTATTAGTTTCACAG tctaAATGGGATGATGCAAGTAAAGTTAAGATCAAAGTTTCTACAAAACCTTGTCCAAAATGTCGTACAGCTACTGAAAGAgatg gaGGATGTATGCACATGGTATGTACACGATGTTCATTTCCTTGGTGTTGGTTGTGTCAAACAGAATGGACAAGAGAGTGTATGAGCAGCCACTGGTTcagttaa
- the LOC114128636 gene encoding transcription elongation factor 1 homolog, whose translation MGRRKSKRKPPAKRKAIEPLDTQFNCPFCNHEKSCEVKMDKSRNVGKVYCRVCLESFQTTTSFLSEPVDIYNDWVDACEAAN comes from the exons ATGGGACGTAGGAAAAGTAAAAGAAAGCCTCCCGCGAAAAGGAAAGCCATAGAGCCTCTAGACACACAGTTTAACTGCCCGTTTTGCAATCACGAAAAATCTTGCGAAGTCAAAAT GGACAAAAGTCGAAATGTGGGGAAAGTGTATTGTCGGGTTTGCCTTGAGTCGTTTCAAACAACTACAAGCTTTTTGTCAGAACCAGTTGACATATATAATGATTGGGTAGATGCTTGTGAAGCAGCTAATTGA
- the LOC114128627 gene encoding protein Son isoform X1 produces the protein MEKTSDTIIKELFNSLDQKIPCVPDTEVTSTYSVPESNKKHKRHDKSKKKHKKHKKKSKKSKKKKRHSRSSSPDDYIELKLKKDKLEEAKSGMSVSLDVIMETIVSTANEKSEEVKDIKYNENGIDHLDTTLIDKNKVPTPENDSYQTKNNTTRLNNGKIIIKDLKESRLYHELVNKVQEKERFKTKKYKINEHSNLSHDLDKKKKNKHKSKKKKRSRSRNRSSTPKRLKKYNRSRSNSKNKYSRHDDSKSHQTNSRNQSDSNVKCKNNDNDIKSKEKSNHHKRSITPDKYSKSIRRSRSRDSKKSKRSEDYNRTRKQSRSRETSRTRHRSPSCEKIDKKKLFKIARKNALSLVQQGVLPVGSVKKDILANVPTKTVDELTDFCRKLSKKDKDHDDDTSYSSDDDEFKQPFHHPFLVKERPNIVMNIRNATQLPIKSFQEKTIGQDILRQQFPVSSGQTHSLALTEWVPIGPEESAKLNKILRPDEGNKLSNKSHHIPQAPKVVPVENIVQPVSSPTNAIVPMDYQYVAPAVETPALTPYAHDNYSLLSFETGQFTGHTGAKVLTPAELSAGFQTWVKKDQLKNSAPVNSGIGIHLLQKMGWKPGEGLGKNQSGSLEPLLLDVKMDKRGLVAEEELQGNRTKKFSKKATLPMLSLDGKHPVSLLNEFCAKRKWDVPKFNTLDESGPSHRKTFIMTVVVNGVQYCSSRCQTKKLAKMEAAKECLKEIGLLN, from the exons ATGGAGAAGACATctgatacaataattaaagagTTATTCAACTCTTTGGACCAGAAAATACCTTGTGTTCCTGATACAGAAGTTACGTCCACATACTCGGTGCCAGAATCCAATAAGAAACATAAGCGACacgataaatcaaaaaaaaaacataaaaaacataagaaaaaatccaagaaatccaaaaaaaaaaaacgacattCAAGATCTTCTTCACCTGATGATTACATTGAACTGAAacttaaaaaagataaattagaaGAAGCCAAATCTGGTATGTCAGTATCATTAGACGTGATCATGGAAACAATTGTGAGTACAGCTAATGAAAAAAGTGAGGAGGTCAAAGAcattaaatacaatgaaaatggGATTGATCATCTAGATACAactttaatagataaaaataaagtaccgACACCGGAAAATGATTCATATCAAAcaa aaaataatactacaagattaaataatggaaaaatcatcattaaagatttaaaagaGAGTCGTTTATACCATGAATTAGTTAATAAAGTCCAAGAAAAAGAACgattcaaaactaaaaagtataaaattaatgaacataGTAATTTATCTCATgacttagataaaaaaaaaaaaa ataaacataaatcaaaaaaaaagaaaagatcaAGAAGTAGAAACAGATCAAGTACTCCAAAACGACTTAAGAAGTATAACCGATCTCGTTCAAATAGCAAGAAtaa GTATTCGAGACACGATGACTCTAAAAGTCATCAAACTAATTCAAGGAACCAAAGTGACTCTAacgttaaatgtaaaaataacgataatgatataaaatcaaaagaaaaaagcaATCACCATAAAAGATCTATAACACcagataaatattcaaaatcaattagACGTTCAAGATCAAGAGATAGTAAAAAATCAAAGAGATCAGAAGATTATAATAGAACAAGAAAACAGTCAAGGTCTAGAGAAACATCTAGGACTAGACATAGATCTCCTTCTTG tgaaaagattgataaaaaaaaattatttaaaatcgctCGTAAAAATGCCTTGTCTCTAGTACAACAAGGCGTATTACCAGTGGGAAGtgtaaaaaaagatattttagcCAATGTACCCACTAAAACTGTAGATGAACTAACAG ATTTTTGTCGTAAACTTTCAAAAAAGGATAAGGATCATGATGATGATACTTCTTATTCTTCTGACGATGATGAATTCAAACAACCTTTTCATCATCCATTTTTGGTCAAGGAAAGACCTAATATAGTCATGAATATTAGA AATGCGACccaattacctattaaatcCTTTCAAGAAAAAACTATTGGACAAGATATATTAAGGCAACAGTTTCCTGTATCCAGTGGTCAAACTCATAGTTTGGCTCTTACTGAATGGGTACCAATTGGTCCTGAGGAATctgcaaaattaaataaaatacttagacCTGATGAAGGAAACAAACTTTCTAACAAATCACATCATATTCCACAGGCTCCAAAAGTTGTTCCT GTGGAAAATATTGTTCAACCTGTTTCAAGTCCAACCAATGCTATAGTGCCTATGGATTATCAGTATGTTGCTCCTGCTGTTGAAACTCCAGCATTAACGCCTTAT GCACATGACAATTATTCATTGTTATCATTCGAAACTGGACAGTTTACTGGTCATACTGGTGCTAAAGTTCTAACTCCTGCAGAACTTTCTGCTGGATTTCAAACTTGGGTGAAAAAG gaTCAGCTAAAAAATTCTGCTCCTGTAAACAGTGGTATTGGGATTCATTTGTTACAAAAAATGGGATGGAAACCAGGTGAAGGTCTTGGAAAGAATCAATCTGGATCTTTAGAACCACTTTTATTAGATGTCAAAATGGATAAAAGAG GACTGGTGGCAGAAGAAGAACTCCAAGGAAATCGTACAAagaagttttcaaaaaaagcaACATTACCCATGTTGTCACTAGATG gAAAACATCcagtttcattattaaatgaattttgtGCAAAACGTAAATGGGACGTACCCAAGTTTAATACTCTTGATGAATCTGGTCCTAGTCatagaaaaacatttattatgact gtagttgtcAATGGAGTGCAGTATTGTTCATCGAGgtgtcaaacaaaaaaattggctAAAATGGAAGCTGCCAAAGAgtgtttaaaagaaattggattattaaattga
- the LOC114128627 gene encoding protein Son isoform X2: MEKTSDTIIKELFNSLDQKIPCVPDTEVTSTYSVPESNKKHKRHDKSKKKHKKHKKKSKKSKKKKRHSRSSSPDDYIELKLKKDKLEEAKSGMSVSLDVIMETIVSTANEKSEEVKDIKYNENGIDHLDTTLIDKNKVPTPENDSYQTKNNTTRLNNGKIIIKDLKESRLYHELVNKVQEKERFKTKKYKINEHSNLSHDLDKKKKNKHKSKKKKRSRSRNRSSTPKRLKKYNRSRSNSKNKYSRHDDSKSHQTNSRNQSDSNVKCKNNDNDIKSKEKSNHHKRSITPDKYSKSIRRSRSRDSKKSKRSEDYNRTRKQSRSRETSRTRHRSPSCEKIDKKKLFKIARKNALSLVQQGVLPVGSVKKDILANVPTKTVDELTDFCRKLSKKDKDHDDDTSYSSDDDEFKQPFHHPFLVKERPNIVMNIRNATQLPIKSFQEKTIGQDILRQQFPVSSGQTHSLALTEWVPIGPEESAKLNKILRPDEGNKLSNKSHHIPQAPKVVPVENIVQPVSSPTNAIVPMDYQYVAPAVETPALTPYAHDNYSLLSFETGQFTGHTGAKVLTPAELSAGFQTWVKKAVLLVFNIFKRYINNTTIERRFVC, from the exons ATGGAGAAGACATctgatacaataattaaagagTTATTCAACTCTTTGGACCAGAAAATACCTTGTGTTCCTGATACAGAAGTTACGTCCACATACTCGGTGCCAGAATCCAATAAGAAACATAAGCGACacgataaatcaaaaaaaaaacataaaaaacataagaaaaaatccaagaaatccaaaaaaaaaaaacgacattCAAGATCTTCTTCACCTGATGATTACATTGAACTGAAacttaaaaaagataaattagaaGAAGCCAAATCTGGTATGTCAGTATCATTAGACGTGATCATGGAAACAATTGTGAGTACAGCTAATGAAAAAAGTGAGGAGGTCAAAGAcattaaatacaatgaaaatggGATTGATCATCTAGATACAactttaatagataaaaataaagtaccgACACCGGAAAATGATTCATATCAAAcaa aaaataatactacaagattaaataatggaaaaatcatcattaaagatttaaaagaGAGTCGTTTATACCATGAATTAGTTAATAAAGTCCAAGAAAAAGAACgattcaaaactaaaaagtataaaattaatgaacataGTAATTTATCTCATgacttagataaaaaaaaaaaaa ataaacataaatcaaaaaaaaagaaaagatcaAGAAGTAGAAACAGATCAAGTACTCCAAAACGACTTAAGAAGTATAACCGATCTCGTTCAAATAGCAAGAAtaa GTATTCGAGACACGATGACTCTAAAAGTCATCAAACTAATTCAAGGAACCAAAGTGACTCTAacgttaaatgtaaaaataacgataatgatataaaatcaaaagaaaaaagcaATCACCATAAAAGATCTATAACACcagataaatattcaaaatcaattagACGTTCAAGATCAAGAGATAGTAAAAAATCAAAGAGATCAGAAGATTATAATAGAACAAGAAAACAGTCAAGGTCTAGAGAAACATCTAGGACTAGACATAGATCTCCTTCTTG tgaaaagattgataaaaaaaaattatttaaaatcgctCGTAAAAATGCCTTGTCTCTAGTACAACAAGGCGTATTACCAGTGGGAAGtgtaaaaaaagatattttagcCAATGTACCCACTAAAACTGTAGATGAACTAACAG ATTTTTGTCGTAAACTTTCAAAAAAGGATAAGGATCATGATGATGATACTTCTTATTCTTCTGACGATGATGAATTCAAACAACCTTTTCATCATCCATTTTTGGTCAAGGAAAGACCTAATATAGTCATGAATATTAGA AATGCGACccaattacctattaaatcCTTTCAAGAAAAAACTATTGGACAAGATATATTAAGGCAACAGTTTCCTGTATCCAGTGGTCAAACTCATAGTTTGGCTCTTACTGAATGGGTACCAATTGGTCCTGAGGAATctgcaaaattaaataaaatacttagacCTGATGAAGGAAACAAACTTTCTAACAAATCACATCATATTCCACAGGCTCCAAAAGTTGTTCCT GTGGAAAATATTGTTCAACCTGTTTCAAGTCCAACCAATGCTATAGTGCCTATGGATTATCAGTATGTTGCTCCTGCTGTTGAAACTCCAGCATTAACGCCTTAT GCACATGACAATTATTCATTGTTATCATTCGAAACTGGACAGTTTACTGGTCATACTGGTGCTAAAGTTCTAACTCCTGCAGAACTTTCTGCTGGATTTCAAACTTGGGTGAAAAAG GCAGTATTACTTgtgtttaacatatttaaacgcTATATCAACAACACCACAATCGAACGACGGTTCGTCTGCTGA
- the LOC114128632 gene encoding dehydrodolichyl diphosphate synthase complex subunit nus1, whose protein sequence is MSNLLVYKTLLIKFAFSSLLIFMHFLYALYSWLIDQTIFKQPDPWQNRSVNAYKKYQLKKLPNHLVVSVCQEEVFYEYLAKLLAWALFLEVPVVSFYHNENGISPEELFYAFRDQYSSLLTKVNWGLEFNDNIKFESKKFINGYKWEPRIEVNILTSKHSKLQLVNALRTVCSTKEEFSDTLVEFAINKTFPMVEPDLVVICGKSCTTFGLLPWHTRVTEFLTLKTHYNVTFLKFYKLLEQYSKNEQRFGK, encoded by the exons atgagcAACCTTTTAGTTTACAaaacattgttaataaaattcgCTTTTTCTTcgttactaatttttatgcaCTTTTTGTATGCGTTATATTCGTGGCTTATCGACCAGACGATATTCAAACAGCCTGATCCTTGGCAGAATCGTTCCGTCAAcgcatacaaaaaatatcagtTGAAAAAATTGCCCAACCATCTTGTAGTTTCTGTGTGCCAGGAAGAGGTGTTCTACGAATACTTGGCCAAGTTGTTGGCCTGGGCGTTGTTCCTAGAAGTACCTGTCGTTAGTTTCTACCATAATGAAAacg gtatatctccagaagaattattttatgcatttagaGATCAATACAGTAGTTTATTGACAAAAGTCAATTGGGGATTAGAGTTCaatgataacataaaatttgaatcaaaaaaatttattaacg GATATAAATGGGAACCAAGAATTGAAGTCAACATACTGACATCTAAGCATTCTAAATTACAATTAGTAAATGCTTTGCGAACTGTGTGCAGCACAAAAGAAGAATTCTCGGACACTTTAGTCGAGTTtgcaattaataaaacattcccTATGGTTGAACCTGATTTGGTTGTAATCTGTGGCAAGTCATGTACAACATTTGGTTTATTACCTTGGCACACCCGTGTCACTGAATTTTT AACATtgaaaacacattataatgttacatttttaaagttttataaattattggaaCAATACAGCAAAAATGAACAAagatttggaaaataa